The following coding sequences lie in one Notolabrus celidotus isolate fNotCel1 chromosome 6, fNotCel1.pri, whole genome shotgun sequence genomic window:
- the tsnaxip1 gene encoding translin-associated factor X-interacting protein 1 isoform X1 — translation MFENMSLHSRVTFPPITPSHKNSPQSDRVQSEEEEQEKKGAGPASVQRAARKLCRMETCYIYATPERQPELLKHLESYVNKELQTFSSNEPKSQELKLQIYRNVFGRFIKEFTAYQPLLSAIKKEYENTIVCQQDRIRELEPLQSHLRIVTEECDRKIQARWEEEQTEIGALKREKQQLQKDLKATREEKKDMQEVVDHLQAEVAHQYLQYREERDARKLLIWQLNDLTRGSVKEQNPADRSTSGTAESEDPVELQLALKVCRGDLTKTQKELLKLKAEYWDVVPRCNWDTLTHTHTQTLLQLKTLQGDFDQLNSEYDTLLDLHATSHMQNERQDPISALDPPEKGNPSEFGQEVPDELDSEQSGQQL, via the exons ATGTTTGAGAACATGTCACTACACAGCAGGGTTACATTTCCTCCCATAACACCTTCACATAAAAACAG TCCACAAAGTGACCGTGTccagtctgaggaggaggaacaagAGAAGAAAGGTGCTGGACCTGCTTCTGTCCAACGTGCTGCCAGAAAG TTGTGCAGGATGGAGACTTGTTACATTTATGCGACTCCAGAGCGACAGCCTGAGCTTCTGAAGCACTTAGAGAGCTACGTTAACAAGGAGCTGCAAACTTTCAGCTCTAATGAGCCAAAATCCCAGGAACTCAAACTTCAG ATCTACCGGAATGTCTTTGGACGCTTCATCAAAGAGTTCACAGCCTACCAACCACTTTTATCTGCTATCAAAAAGGAATATGAAAACACAATAG TGTGTCAGCAGGATCGAATCAGAGAACTGGAACCTCTGCAGTCCCATCTGAGGATAGTAACAGAGGAATGTGACAGAAAGATTCAAGCTCGCTGGGAAGAGGAGCAGACTGAgataggagctttaaagaggGAGAAGCAGCAGCTACAGAAGGACCTTAAGGCTACgagggaggagaaaaaggaCATGCAAGAAGTG GTGGACCATCTGCAGGCTGAAGTCGCTCACCAATATCTGCAGTACCGAGAGGAGCGTGATGCCCGCAAGTTGCTGATCTGGCAGCTCAATGACCTAACAAGAGGCTCTGTGAAGGAGCAGAATCCTGCAGATAGAAGTACAAGTGGAACTGCAG AGAGTGAGGACCCAGTGGAGCTGCAGCTTGCTTTGAAGGTGTGTCGGGGAGACCTCACCAAAACCCAGAAGGAGCTGCTCAAGTTAAAGGCAGAGTACTGGGATGTGGTGCCACGATGCAACTGGGACACGCtgactcatacacacactcagaccctCCTTCAG TTGAAGACGCTGCAGGGAGACTTTGACCAGCTGAATAGCGAGTATGACACTCTGCTGGATCTCCACGCAACAAGCCACATGCAGAATGAGAGACAAGACCCCATCAGTGCCCTG GATCCACCTGAGAAAGGTAATCCTTCAGAATTCGGGCAAGAAGTCCCTGATGAACTCGACTCAGAACAGAGCGGACAGCAACTTTGA
- the tsnaxip1 gene encoding translin-associated factor X-interacting protein 1 isoform X2, producing the protein MFCSLNLCRMETCYIYATPERQPELLKHLESYVNKELQTFSSNEPKSQELKLQIYRNVFGRFIKEFTAYQPLLSAIKKEYENTIVCQQDRIRELEPLQSHLRIVTEECDRKIQARWEEEQTEIGALKREKQQLQKDLKATREEKKDMQEVVDHLQAEVAHQYLQYREERDARKLLIWQLNDLTRGSVKEQNPADRSTSGTAESEDPVELQLALKVCRGDLTKTQKELLKLKAEYWDVVPRCNWDTLTHTHTQTLLQLKTLQGDFDQLNSEYDTLLDLHATSHMQNERQDPISALDPPEKGNPSEFGQEVPDELDSEQSGQQL; encoded by the exons ATGTTTTGCTCCTTGAAT TTGTGCAGGATGGAGACTTGTTACATTTATGCGACTCCAGAGCGACAGCCTGAGCTTCTGAAGCACTTAGAGAGCTACGTTAACAAGGAGCTGCAAACTTTCAGCTCTAATGAGCCAAAATCCCAGGAACTCAAACTTCAG ATCTACCGGAATGTCTTTGGACGCTTCATCAAAGAGTTCACAGCCTACCAACCACTTTTATCTGCTATCAAAAAGGAATATGAAAACACAATAG TGTGTCAGCAGGATCGAATCAGAGAACTGGAACCTCTGCAGTCCCATCTGAGGATAGTAACAGAGGAATGTGACAGAAAGATTCAAGCTCGCTGGGAAGAGGAGCAGACTGAgataggagctttaaagaggGAGAAGCAGCAGCTACAGAAGGACCTTAAGGCTACgagggaggagaaaaaggaCATGCAAGAAGTG GTGGACCATCTGCAGGCTGAAGTCGCTCACCAATATCTGCAGTACCGAGAGGAGCGTGATGCCCGCAAGTTGCTGATCTGGCAGCTCAATGACCTAACAAGAGGCTCTGTGAAGGAGCAGAATCCTGCAGATAGAAGTACAAGTGGAACTGCAG AGAGTGAGGACCCAGTGGAGCTGCAGCTTGCTTTGAAGGTGTGTCGGGGAGACCTCACCAAAACCCAGAAGGAGCTGCTCAAGTTAAAGGCAGAGTACTGGGATGTGGTGCCACGATGCAACTGGGACACGCtgactcatacacacactcagaccctCCTTCAG TTGAAGACGCTGCAGGGAGACTTTGACCAGCTGAATAGCGAGTATGACACTCTGCTGGATCTCCACGCAACAAGCCACATGCAGAATGAGAGACAAGACCCCATCAGTGCCCTG GATCCACCTGAGAAAGGTAATCCTTCAGAATTCGGGCAAGAAGTCCCTGATGAACTCGACTCAGAACAGAGCGGACAGCAACTTTGA